CCTCTTCAAAAACCGATTTGTCTTTATGCTCATTTCGAAAACTACCATGACTAGCCTTATCGGAAAAAATGACTACAGAAGAATCTTTGCCTGGATCTAATATGGAAAAACCCACTCGGTCATTCACCTTACCCTCTTGATAATAATTACTCAATTTAAACAAGGGATTTTCTTCTAATTTTACCCCGTCTTGGTAGGCATCGACCCACATTTCTACTTCTAAATCATCAGCGCCTTCCAACTCTAAGTCATACTCCATGATCACACCGGCATTCAGTCTGTTGAACATCTTCTGAGACTCCGAATCCTCAACGAAAGTGATTGTACCAATACCCCCGGAACCCGAAACTGAACTACATCCGGCCAGTACGAGCAAAGCTAATCCTAACATTATTTTCTTCAAAAAAATTCCCCTTTTATCGCTTTGTGTCTACTAATAAATCAGAAATTGTAGCTATATCCACATTACCGCCTGAGATCACACAGACCACTTTCTTTCCTTGTATTTGATCTCGCTCCTTGATAGCCGCAGCTACAGCCGTAGCGCTAGAAGGTTCGATCATCTGTTTCATCCGTTCTAAGACAAAGCTCATCGCCCATTTGATTTCTTCTTCCTCTACCAATACGATGTCATCTAGATATTTTTGTAAGATTGGGAAAGTCATATCTCCAGGTTGCGTTGTTCTTAAGCCGTCTGCAATTGAGTTTTCAGTGCCATTTACCGGAGTGATCTCTCCATTCTTCAATGACAAATACACGTCGTTGGCAATCGATGGCTCCACTCCTATAACTTTTATGTCTGGATTTGTTTCCTTCACGGCTGTTAAAATCCCAGAACTTAATCCCCCGCCACCTATAGGGATATAAATCACTTCCACACCTTTAACTTGTTCAAGTATTTCTAAACCGACAGTTCCTTGCCCTGCCATGATGTGTGGATGATCATAAGGTGGAACAAAAATACCACCATGTTGTTCAGCCAATTCTTTGGCCCTCGGGATTCTTTCAGCAGAAGTTGTCCCACAGTATTCAACTGTGCCATTGTATTGTTCAATCGCCCGAACTTTACTTTTAGTTGCATCTTCTGGTACCACAATAGTCGCAGGTATGCCTAATTGATTCGAGATATAAGCTACTGCTTGTCCATGGTTCCCTGAAGAGGCTGCTGTAATGAACTTTGCTCCCTCATCCACTGCTTGCTTCACTCGATTAGTTGCTCCACGGATTTTGAAAGATCCAGTTTTCTGAAGATGTTCTGATTTCAAAAAGATTTGTGCACCTATCTGCTCCGACAATTGTTCAGATTGCAGAATTGGTGTTTCATGGATTGTATCTTTAATTCTCTTTTTGGCTTCCTGAATTTCTTTTAAATTAATCATTTAATCACCCCACTCTATATTTCTACACACCCGTTTGCAATTCCTTTTACTAACAATGATAAGCTTTTCTTCCTGAAAATTATGTCGTTTTATGAGCAATAAGTATTAATTATATGGTATAATTTATTAAATATTTCAACATTCAGAAAAGAGGTGTGTGCCGCTTATGCTCAGTGACTTGTTGGTTAATGTTTCTATTCTGATGACTTTTATTTTCGTCTGGCATCAACTATTCCGAAAAAGTCCGCTAAAGCTTCACTCACCTCTATGGATTAAACTTTCAGACGGAATATTAGCAGGTTTGCTTGGAATCATTTTAATGCATTATAGTATTGCCACAAATGATATTACTATTTTGGACTTGAGACATGTACCTGTTGCGATTGTCGCATTTTTCGGTGGTATTGTTCCTTCACTGATTGCTGCGGGTGTCATTTCAATTGGCCGCTATATGATCGATATTAACTTTTCATCTCATGTAGCGTTGTTCATGATGTTCTTCATCGGACTCGGTGCCGGGATTTTATCCAAGTATTTGACCTTAGGAGTATGGAAAAAGTGGACAGTCATTTTACTCTACACACAGCTGATTTTCTCCATCGCTTTATATATCGTTTCACCTATATATTCGAATGTGCTTTATGCAGCATTCTTGCATGTAATATGCACAGTTGTAGGAGGTATGCTTGCATTCTATTTCACCCTATATATCCGAAAAAGCAGTGAGCTTTTTTTCAAATACCGTGAATTCTCGAGGATCGATTATCTAACAGGGCTATATAATGTGAGAACTTTTTATCACTATTATGATGAGTGTTTGAAAAATGCCCGGGACAATGAAGTACCCTGCATATTAGTGATGATGGATATCGATCATTTCAAAAAGATCAACGATACTCACGGTCATAAAGCCGGGGATGAAATATTGAAACAACTCGCAGATATTTTCAAAGATAATTTAGGGAATGAGGCCACGATTTCTCGAAATGGTGGTGAAGAATTTTCCATCATTTATTGTGGTAAGAAGATTGATCAAGTAATAGATATTACTGAGAACCTTCGCAAAAAGGTCGAGCATCATCCTTTCAAACTAAATAAAACAGACCATATCCAACTAACGATTTCGATTGGGATTGCACAGTATGACCGTGAAATGAATTCTGATGATGCACTCTATCAAGAAGCGGACAACGCCTTGTACCGAGCAAAAGAACAAGGAAGAAATCATACGGTCGTTGCAGAAAAAATTCCGGTAAGTTAACTTTCTTTTTGTAACATTGAGGCTTCTGATATCGTCTATGTCATTAAAGGAGTTTTTTCATGAGATTTATAACAGGTCTTTTAATGATACTTAGTATGATCTTTCTACTTCCAGTTACTAGTACAGCTTTATCCAGTGACTCCCCTTCAATCGAAGAATCTTTTGAAAGTTATGATGGGGTTGTGATCGGCTCGATCGATGCAGTCTATAAAAAGAATTCCAGCAATAATTATGTTCGTGTAAAAGTAGAAAAGAGCTACAAAGGAGTAGAAAAAGACTGGATCATTTTTGAAGAAGATGTCTCATGGGGACAGCGTACAGAAGAGGGATCGACCTATATTCTTTTCTTGGATGAACAAATCAGAACTTGGGAAAATCCACTATGCAGCCCTTCCAAAGTGATAAGTGATACATCTGAAGAAAATGAATTTCTCAAAGACCAGAAAACATTAGCTTTAAAAGAGGTAGAAAAGCCAGATAAACCGATTAATACAAGCTGGTTCCTCTTAGGCGGTGGAGTTTTATTCATCGGGGGACTTTTCGGCTTAGTAGCATACCAAGTAAGTAAAAATTAAACTTTTTCTTGACATTTAATATTTACCGTCATATGATAGGTTACAACATTCATAACGGAAATGGCATTGACGAAGAAGAGTACTTTTAATC
Above is a window of Halalkalibacillus sediminis DNA encoding:
- a CDS encoding threonine ammonia-lyase yields the protein MINLKEIQEAKKRIKDTIHETPILQSEQLSEQIGAQIFLKSEHLQKTGSFKIRGATNRVKQAVDEGAKFITAASSGNHGQAVAYISNQLGIPATIVVPEDATKSKVRAIEQYNGTVEYCGTTSAERIPRAKELAEQHGGIFVPPYDHPHIMAGQGTVGLEILEQVKGVEVIYIPIGGGGLSSGILTAVKETNPDIKVIGVEPSIANDVYLSLKNGEITPVNGTENSIADGLRTTQPGDMTFPILQKYLDDIVLVEEEEIKWAMSFVLERMKQMIEPSSATAVAAAIKERDQIQGKKVVCVISGGNVDIATISDLLVDTKR
- a CDS encoding diguanylate cyclase, producing the protein MLSDLLVNVSILMTFIFVWHQLFRKSPLKLHSPLWIKLSDGILAGLLGIILMHYSIATNDITILDLRHVPVAIVAFFGGIVPSLIAAGVISIGRYMIDINFSSHVALFMMFFIGLGAGILSKYLTLGVWKKWTVILLYTQLIFSIALYIVSPIYSNVLYAAFLHVICTVVGGMLAFYFTLYIRKSSELFFKYREFSRIDYLTGLYNVRTFYHYYDECLKNARDNEVPCILVMMDIDHFKKINDTHGHKAGDEILKQLADIFKDNLGNEATISRNGGEEFSIIYCGKKIDQVIDITENLRKKVEHHPFKLNKTDHIQLTISIGIAQYDREMNSDDALYQEADNALYRAKEQGRNHTVVAEKIPVS